The window TTAAAGATGAAGTAAGACTTGATATGCAGCACCACCATAAAAGAATATTCTTCACTTGTGCCTTTCCATATCTTCTCCTCTGATCTTTTTTTGTTCGCTCCCTCAGGATGGTGGGGAGGGCAGCGGGGTACAAAGGAGGTACTTACCTTGCATAACCTGAAGACAGAGACTTAAGAGCATCATAAAAATCCACCACAATTTCATTCAGTGGAAAGAGATATTTTAGCATAACCCTGTGTTCATCCATGTACAACATATCCTTCTGGACTGCCCTACAATCCTAGacaaataaaaattgtttcagtTCCCCTTGACAGAAGTTTtctacaaataaatacaaaccaaaCTAATATAAACAACTATCCAATTGCACAAGGGAACTCCGGTACTTCAAGCCACAAAGTAACTATCCTATTGGTAGTTTGCTCAAGTCCCTGAATAAATTGCAGCACCATCATAAATGAAGTGGTTGTAACTTCACtagaaaaattattcaaatcTATCCTCTCTAGAAGCTCAATTTCTGAAATCCTTAAGAGCTTCTGCTTACTGCTACCTTTTAAGTGTATAATTATTTGTCCATAAAATCTCACTGAAATTGGATATTTTGCACACATCGGGGTATTACACAGTAGGACTCGCAGGCTCATCTTCTTTCCTGCCAGGAGGGTGTTCTTGAAGTTATTTTAGGAATTCTTTTAAATAGATCTTATACTCCACTGTACTAACACACAAGCACTGTACTCTCTTGTattatgtattttgaaatgttaaaagctaagaaaaatattgtgagGAAATTAGATAAAGACAATATACATGGcagttaaaacatttttagttaAAAGTATTCCAAATACACCTGGGGAAACATGATTGGCCATCACTATCATAAATGTACTCCAGTGAAGTTTTGAAAACACATATAAAAAGTAAAGTGCTGACATAAATTGTATTTCCATGAATATACGTCTAAAAACAATAGGTCTTATTTCCCTGCTGCTGGTTTCattctttcaggaaaacagcagtAGCTATTAATTTGTCTACTGCAGGATGCTTGACTAGGTACTTCATTGTCACTGAGCTTCATTACTAACTCTCACTATAAGGACTTTGTAGTTCAGTAGTAATTTTACATATAAAAAGTTTAAATactcttgaaataaaaaaatattttaataattattgtCAAAGATACTATTTAAGTACTGATACCTTACTATCTAGTATCTTCACTTTAAGTATGATatgaaaagcttaaaaatacaaatgacaaaACTAAAACTATATACCAACCTGacacaaagaaattattttcccaatATATTCATGAGGTGTTACAATAGTACCAAGAACAGTTGGCTCTAAATATTCAGATACTGAAAGTTTATCAGGAAACTGAGCAGGGTTGATAATAGTAATCTCTTTTTTACCATactcctgaaaacaaacaaataaaacagatacTGTAATTTTATAAATAAGCAGACTAAATAGCAAAGGAGACAAAAACAGCattgaaaaaaatgctaaaaaacattttaattgcttGGAAAGATTTGTGAATTGTGCAAGCCAAATTTATACCAAACACAATTTTAAGAGAGACTTCTACATCACATACCGAAGTCCCTGGTTGGCAtatctttaaatattattatataGAAAGATTATAGTAATTACTTTCACTgggaaaatggggtttttttaagcattttatccactgaattttaaacagaagtacTTAGAATTAGGACTACAATCTAGGAttatcaaaagaaataaaaaagcttttctgtccATCTTCCATCACTCTTTTGACTGTAGAGTAAGGATCTTCCTTCTTACTCCATCCTAACCCTTTTAGGTGGAAAGCACAGCTTCACCAAAAGACCTGCTTCAAGTATTCTGCAGTTTGGTGATGGGGACATTCTTCTCTAAATAGAATCTTGGGTTCAGGCTCCCTTATAGGCTGAAGTGGGCTTAGAAATCAAGCTTTTGATTCCTGTACAAGTGCTTTCATCATCTATTTGTTGTAGTCCAACATCTCGAGAGAGGCTGGAGTTGTCCTTCTGAAGTAAGAACAAAAGGAAGATCAAGCTTCTTATCATGTAGATACAACTTCCCCCACGCTCCAAAGCAAATGATTCTATCACTTCCACTGACAAGGCAGCATTCTTGAAAAATGACCCAACTTCCAGCACTGCTTGAAGAGTGTCCCACACCAATCCAGAATCACTTACAAACCAAAGGTATCAACTACTTCATTCATAGCTGCTACACTACGTAaggaagaaaccaaaacaacaggagagaaaaagtcTTACACTTTGCAAGCACAGCAACCTTTCTTAAACAAGCTGTTTGGAATTCACAGATTTTCTGTAGTGTTTAGAGGTACATGTTAGACAATAATGAGCCAGACTATTTGCAGCCTCCTTTCAGCAAGTGCTCCTAAGTccacctctctctctctctcaaactcaaacacagtaatttttttgcACCCAATCAATGAAGTTTGCACATGCCTATTTCACTGTGATCAAAAACTCACTTATCTTCAGCAGCCCCTGCTGGTCTACAGTAGCATTACAAGCTATTCCTAAAAACATTAATGTTTTTTGACTGATAAAACCTTACAAAAGACTATTTCACCTGCTTTAACCTCAGTCCAGTCAGTATGCACTGGAAAGAATACAGCAAGAAATGTGTCTTTTATTACCATTTTCATGGACAGGTATAAGACATAAAAAAGAGAGTGCTTGAagtggaagagggaaggaaagttaacattcttaaaaaaaatccattaaaaatgtttgaagTTAAATATTGGTGCTTCTAATGTTTAACATAAAATTAAGTACTAGTCTACATTAAAAAAGTGTATATGTTTCTTATGGGAGGCTTTTAAGCTGCTATTTACATAAAGCTGTAATAAATTTAACGTACCTTTATCAACTTTGCTGAGGAAAGAACAGCTTTATATGGAACTGTAGGTGCAGTCAAAATAACAGACATGTTATACTCCTGCTCCAAACGTTGATTAAAAACTTCCATGTGTAAAAGACCAAGGAAACCcaacctgggaaaaaaataccctgcTGGTAAAAGTATTTGTATATCCCCTGGAATTTCACAgcgggcttttttttttttccctccttcagcCTGTTTACACTGGTAGTCTGGCAATATCAGGCACAGCAAACAATCTCCAAATGATCCCGTAGGTGAACAGTATAAGTCTTTGTGAACAAATACTATCAATCACGACAAATTGCATACTCTGCACAAATGCAGAAGGTAAGAAAAACACATGGTTTTGATCTTTAAGTGGCATCAACCTGAAGTAAAGCTCCTaatatttaattccttttaattCAATCTTCAGTTGACTCACTTAAACTTGCATTCTCAATTTACATaccattctaaaaacaaaagcagtataaaagcctcacctccatccagCTCCTAAGGCAAGGCTACTGTCACGATGAACAGTTACACTGGAGTCATTCAATGTCAGCCTTTCCAAAGCACTTTTGAGATTATTATATTCTGTTTGATCTACAGGATACATTCCTGTCAAAACATATTAGATAAAATTGAGGTGATAACAGAGCTTTATCTAGTGTGTACTTAGCTCTCAAAGATGCCTTTTACAGTGAACActaataaaatcagaaatagcTTACCTTCTGgtgcaattttaaaatgtggaaaaacaatatgaggatttttttttcttttttcttttcctccccaaaaattAGTTAAAATCTAATAAAGTTTTAGATCACCTCATAAAAAACAGGAATTAACGTTCAAACCGTAATGGTAGGGACACTGTACCCATCAATCCTTCATGGTTGTGGAAGATGCACAATTGACTATAACCACTCTTTTGCAGGGCTGCAGTGTAAACATTTAGCTTATGCGTCACTGGAGAAGCAGACAAATTTCACTGAGATGTTCCTTCAAAGGTAAGAGTGATTGGCAAAAAAAGTGCCACGTCTAACAAAGTTGCAAATGTTTctatattttttgaaattaattcaaGCAGCAGCCTGTATAATTACTACCTGAAAGAGTTTCTACTGTATCACTTTTCACATCACCATGTGTTCAGAAAATGTTGATTGTTCTACAGCAAGAAGTTAACACATGTGCATCCAAAAAAACATTATTGACAGGATTACACTTCCCTGCGTTCACTGACAGACCACCTAATCTCCATGAAACAGTTCAAGTGAGTTTTTACACATCCCCTCACAAGTCTAGAAAGTAATTtccagaatttctttctttcaaaagcatctTCCATAGTATTTGTAGTAGATAACTGAAGCTGGTGGAAATAGCTCAAGAGAACTATATAAACTtaaaaagtcaaatattttacagaatcatTCTGAATATTAGCTGTAGCATTTTTCCATGTTTAATGAGAAAGAAACAGCTActaatttgcaaaagaaaaaagaatcacaATAATTATGGAAACCCGATTATCTAAATTAAGCATTGTCAAAAATCGAGTCACTTTTTTAAAGCCTCAACCCTTCTTTTCCAGCCGGCAAGAGTTTACTGTCATCAGGAGCCATAAACATGGCTAAAAATACATGCCGGTCTTGTATTCAGATAAAACCAGTCTGCACCTGTTATGAATCCTGTCCAGTCACAGGGAAAATTACAGAGTTATAAAAACGACATTCCTCTTTAGCTTAACTTTGCTAAAATTCTAATCCTCACAACTCTTAACATAtccaaacattattttaaaagcttaataGCTCTCTTATTCTTGTTACCTGAAAGAAGTAATTCCACTTCATATGAGTTTACTCCTCACCTGCAAAAACCATTGGCTTTGCTGACTTAAAACCAGGCAAAGGCTCCACTGGCTGTTTATAAAAAAACAGTGTGTCTCCTATTTGGGCTTCTGTTACTTCTTTCATTCCAGCAATCACGTAGCCCACCTGTCCAGCATATCTAAATAAAATTGGCATTATAGAGACATGCTTCTTGGCGTTATCAGTATTTCCCCTATTTTTCCCACTTAGCTCAGTCAGAAATTCAAATAAAGCACCCTCCCTAAAAGCCCATAAGCCAGATTTAAGTTGTTTCTCCTCTGAGTTATGAGCTTTGTCTCAAAGGACAAACTATCTGTTGACTCAAGTACCTCTATTTCTGTTAAACAGTAAATTTATAGTTCTGGATTTTGAATTCTGTGCTACTCTCTGTTTGAAAACTGGAGCTAGGGGGAAGTTATTAGGCATCTAAGACAGAACCAAAACAGTTCCCAGCTACCAGCACAGCAAGTTTCATATGCTAATTGTGCCAGAAACAACAAAAGACAAATGCATTCCATCATCACATAATGCTGTTAGGAGAGGAACCCACAGCAGATAAAACCAGAGGGTACTGGTTTTGGATGGAATGGAGTTAACTCTCTCCAGAACAGACCTGTATGGTGCTGCACTTTAGATTCGCGCCTAAAACCATGTTGATAACATATCaatgttttagctattgctgaatagtgcttgcacagcatgaatgctttctctgcttctcactCTGCTCCCTCAGCAAATAGGCTAGAGGTAGGCAAGAGGCTGGGAGCTGACAAAGCCAGGACGGAggacccaaactgaccaaacGGCTATTCCATGCCATATAACAACATGCTTGGCAATAAAAAACAAGGAGTGTAGTCTTCCCAAGGTGGCGGTTACTTGCAGACTAGCAGGGTATCAGTCTGCCTGTGGGCCATGGTAACTGATTGcctttgcatcacttgtttttatttcttttctttttctgtcacttattaaactgtctttatctcgaCCCACAAGTCTTTCCTCACTTTTTCTCTCCCAGTTGTCTCCCCAGTCCCACTGGGGTTGagggagtgagcaagtggctggttgggtgcttagttgctggttGGGTCCAACCCACCACACACAGTATGTAGTCTCACTGAGAGTCTCCCAAGAAAATTATTAACATACTTGGATGAAAACTGATAAAGCTTTTCCACTAATTCTAAGTACCTGATTTTCTTCCCACTGCTGCCATGAGGAGCCAGTTTCTGGAAGCTGTTGCATTCATGGATTTTAAGTTTTCCACCCTCAAAATATGATGCAGCAATAACTAAGATGAAGCCCTATTCCCTTCCACTCTCAAACAAGGTAGTTCCTAGAAATAAATTGGACAGCTGAATAAGAATATCAAATGCTAGTCTTAAAATACTAGCTGTCCAGATATTCCATGTACTATAGAATGGCATCCTCCCTCTAGCAGTGCCCAAAAAGCAGTTCCCAAAAGCTCCTGCCTCAGCAtgctcaaaatgaaaaagactgACATTGAGcattaaattataaataataatcataaaaaccccaccaacaaagaacaaaaacccaaaacatctCCCAGTCGTtaccaaccaaaacaaaaagcaaagtaatGCAAGATTTTGTACCTTACACCAATTTACGATTTGTTccactgtaaaaaatttttaCTTACAGCTTATGCGTTGGCTGTTCATTTGGAGTCAGAATTCCAACTTCATTAACTTCGTatcttttctttgtgtgtgcagacACAATTTTATGCCCTTTCTGAATCTCCCCACCAAAGAGTGCAATGTTAGCTATGACACCTCGGTAGTGGTCAAAGGTAGAGTCAAATACTAAGGCTTTCAATGGATCAGCAGTATTACACTGAGGTCTgtcacaaaaaaattaaaacaataaattaagCAGTGTGATTTCAGTGAACACTGAATGAGCAAGCACCCTCAccacaaaatatttatacagatatatattaatatagATAAAACAATCAAGTAATTTTCAGTAAACACATACGAGACATAATTAGTGTTTCACTATGTATTATACAAAAAATCttgacattttatttcctccatGTGCAACAGTAGTACGCACAGCCATCATATTCATTTCACAACAGGTGACACTGATGCTTAAAATATTGTATTATGTGGGACAAGAAAAATTCAACAGTTACATTCCAACAGCTGAGTTTAAAAATGTAAGTCCcctgttattttggttttgccatCTTTCACAGAAACCTGATCTCAGATTTCCATTGCAGTTTTTTAAACTATAATTATTAACTAATATAAGGACCACAATTATTAGctaataataggaaaaaagaatgaaaaccaaTATGCTCATTGAAACAACTGTAATTTAGCAGCTTTGTCATCAAGTTCTTACATAAAGGTATATTTTAAAGGTTGGGTTCAGGATATGAAACTCTAAACACAGTGGATATCAATTACCTTTATCATTTTAACAATGCAATGTTCAAAGGGAGTAACAGCACACATCCTCAAACACTGAGTCTCATGGAAGCTACATTAACTGTCATAAAAGTATCACCTTCAGTGGTTCATCTCTTTCATTTCAGACTGAACTAATTTTCCTCTCCCACTTCTTAAGAATAAAGAAGTCTCTTCAGCTAATATTCACACAGTCATTTTATAAAAAGTCTCTCTAATCTGGtgtcattttttctgatttgcaaTTTGGAATTGACTTAACCAGTTTCGACATTAGATTTGTCTCACCTCTCTTTAGAAAGGATTGACTTTAAATCAGATGAATGTTAGGCGCAAAACTACTGCCAATACTGCACACATGCAACTCATGGTTTCCTAATTAAACTTAAAGGTTTCATAGTTAAATACAGACTTACGGCGGAATCTTCTCAATGACCTTTTGAAGAACTTTTTCAACATTTGTTCCTTGTTTAGCAGAAATCTAAAACAAGTCCAACGACAATTTTATAGGACGTGTGTCTTACACTCACAAAGTATCTATGAAAGTGTCACATTTACTTAGACAGTTTTGGTGGCCACAAATACTACTACTCATAAAAGCATTCTGAAGCACACTTTAGAATGCTATTACTCTGCGATGCTTATTTGATTATAAATTATTCTGTTACCTTTTTTCCTCTACTGAATGGCAATTATTGTTAtggtaaaaatgaaaacaacttaTGGACCCACaatgagaaataatttaaaaatctatctGATGCCATTCATCAAGACATACTAGAATTTTTAACTGAGAAGGGAGTTCTCCACTCCTGTTTTCCAGGGTACAGTCTTTAAAGAAATTCATGTATGTCAGacaaagagagacagacagatgaCACCCTGTTGATTAACTATGTGTACAAGTCTTTCATTAGCTACAAAGTAGATACAGACATAACATCAGCCATGCTATAAAATTTCAAGTGATCTTACCCTTACACATTCATCTGCAGGGATATCAAACAGCTTCTCAATTTGTTTTTCAACTCTTTCAGGGTCTGCATTCTTCAAGTCAATCTGAAGAACAACAAACTGCTAAATATACAGGCAATCACATCTTCCACACGATCCAGCACTGTTGTTTCCAAATATACAAGCCAAGGATCCTTACTGTATTTATAAGTAGAACACAAAGTTCTTATTATATTCTAGCTATTTCTTCattatatatttctatttaagGATACATTTCTTATAAATCTTCTATACATTTAAACAACCCAAGTATTTAATATGAAACTCTAAAGCCTTTATTACCTTATTTATGACAGGAATTATTGTAAGCTGTGCTTCAAAAGCAAGGTAGAAGTTTGCCACCGTCTGAGCCTGAATACCCTGgaaaataagcattaaaaaaatttaacatGGAACCTTCTTCATTTTAggtgtgttgttgtttttttgttttggtttgttttttttccctaggcaTAGTATACAATATAAGATTACTTCGCTATTCTAACCACTCCTTCATTTGAGGGATGGAAAAGAAGTAAAAGTTATTAATTATAAACATtgctgagaaacaaaacaacattcctAATTAGCATTTCTCATAATCTGAATATAAGTAAACAAACTAATAATGTTCTATGTGTGATCACTTACATggaattatttatatataacaCAGTATTATGCATATGCTATGCACCATGTAAGTATTTTTGCGTATgctatttatttctgaatagcCAAGATCATAATAGGTACCTTCAAACATAGATTATTTGTCCACAACAAACTATTCACAAATAGAGTAAGACAAAGGGATATTTATCATGGTAATAAAACTGTAGTTACTCAAGAGGGCAGGAACATACCTTCAACTTACCTTACAGTtatattcagaaaagaaaacaaagtataaGGTTTCTATAtgcatttctttgaaatgtaggaatagttacatttatacagtcctaaaattacactcAGCCCTTCGAAGGCAGCCACGAGGCTGATGCCCACCCCGCCccgtgaaaatgagtttaacaCCCTTGATCTAGTAGATACAAAACTTCTCAAGTTTCCAGAATAAATTTATTCATGTTTGGCTTATAGTGTCCTTTAGCTTTAATGTGGCCAGTATCTATATTACAGacaatcaaaaccacaaaagcaaTTATTTATAACTAACAATGTGGTTGGCTGAACTGATCATTaagctttccaagaagaaacTGAAGGTACTCAACTGGGTATTTGCACTATAGCCAAAAGTTCTCCAGACTGATATTTGCAAAGTTCATACACTGTAAAAAAGTAGAATCTGATTCTTATTAATGCTATGCTTTTATTGCTTTATCAGGGAACTGCAGTATCTATCTATCAACACACAAGTATTTGTctctagaatttttttaaaactcccATTACTCTTCTTTTGCAACATAATATAGTACTTTTATGTGGATAGATGAGACGCAAAAACACtgatggaaaaattaaaaaaaacaaaacaaacttattCATCTCTGTAGCTTGCTTAAAGAAATTGCTGAAATTCTAAGTAGAAAATAAGAATTGAGAACTCCACCTCATTTGCATCCACTACAAGTATGACACCTTGACAGGCAGACAGTGATCGTGACACTTCATAGCTGAAATCTACATGGCCCtgtggagaaaataaatgtttacaaTTTCAGCTACTTCTAGAATCTTTTGCAAAGATTTCTATACTATGATGTTTTAATTTGTGTATCTGTTTataactcttaaaaaaaaagaaatttaataaaGACAAGAAGCCATAAATCTCctacttttaaatataaatacatttagcTTCCTATGATTTAAAGACTGTTTATACTTAACTTACCGGTGTGTCAATAAGATTTAAGAGGTAGTTAACTCCTTCATGATTGTAAAAGAGAGATGCAGATTGTGCTTTAACTGTAATTCCTCTTTCGCGTTCCACTTGCAGTTTATCCAGCACTTGTTTATTATAGTCAGTCTTAGCAATTGTTCCTAAGacaaaaaaggttttattaCCTCATTTAGTACATTAGctctcaaaataaataattcttgaAAATGCCATTAACCAGGAGAACATGGGACTTGCAGCTGCAAATgaagcttttccattttttttaagttaaatttagattttaatttaaaaataaaattatgcttCAACTC of the Caloenas nicobarica isolate bCalNic1 chromosome 4, bCalNic1.hap1, whole genome shotgun sequence genome contains:
- the GUF1 gene encoding translation factor GUF1, mitochondrial isoform X2 translates to MALVGRTATWWARLRSPRPAAAPLCLPPWRPAGLAAGGRLYSSRGREKLDMSMYPVESIRNFSIIAHVDHGKSTLADRLLEITGTIAKTDYNKQVLDKLQVERERGITVKAQSASLFYNHEGVNYLLNLIDTPGIQAQTVANFYLAFEAQLTIIPVINKIDLKNADPERVEKQIEKLFDIPADECVRISAKQGTNVEKVLQKVIEKIPPPQCNTADPLKALVFDSTFDHYRGVIANIALFGGEIQKGHKIVSAHTKKRYEVNEVGILTPNEQPTHKLYAGQVGYVIAGMKEVTEAQIGDTLFFYKQPVEPLPGFKSAKPMVFAGMYPVDQTEYNNLKSALERLTLNDSSVTVHRDSSLALGAGWRLGFLGLLHMEVFNQRLEQEYNMSVILTAPTVPYKAVLSSAKLIKEYGKKEITIINPAQFPDKLSVSEYLEPTVLGTIVTPHEYIGKIISLCQDCRAVQKDMLYMDEHRVMLKYLFPLNEIVVDFYDALKSLSSGYASFDYEDAGYQAADLIKMDILLNGNPVEELATIIHNDKAYTTGKLICERLKDAIPRQLFEIAIQAAIGKKIIARETLKAYRKNVVAKCYGGDITRRMKLLKRQAEGKKLMRKIGNVEVPRDAFIRVLKRQNDK
- the GUF1 gene encoding translation factor GUF1, mitochondrial isoform X1 — translated: MALVGRTATWWARLRSPRPAAAPLCLPPWRPAGLAAGGRLYSSRGREKLDMSMYPVESIRNFSIIAHVDHGKSTLADRLLEITGTIAKTDYNKQVLDKLQVERERGITVKAQSASLFYNHEGVNYLLNLIDTPGHVDFSYEVSRSLSACQGVILVVDANEGIQAQTVANFYLAFEAQLTIIPVINKIDLKNADPERVEKQIEKLFDIPADECVRISAKQGTNVEKVLQKVIEKIPPPQCNTADPLKALVFDSTFDHYRGVIANIALFGGEIQKGHKIVSAHTKKRYEVNEVGILTPNEQPTHKLYAGQVGYVIAGMKEVTEAQIGDTLFFYKQPVEPLPGFKSAKPMVFAGMYPVDQTEYNNLKSALERLTLNDSSVTVHRDSSLALGAGWRLGFLGLLHMEVFNQRLEQEYNMSVILTAPTVPYKAVLSSAKLIKEYGKKEITIINPAQFPDKLSVSEYLEPTVLGTIVTPHEYIGKIISLCQDCRAVQKDMLYMDEHRVMLKYLFPLNEIVVDFYDALKSLSSGYASFDYEDAGYQAADLIKMDILLNGNPVEELATIIHNDKAYTTGKLICERLKDAIPRQLFEIAIQAAIGKKIIARETLKAYRKNVVAKCYGGDITRRMKLLKRQAEGKKLMRKIGNVEVPRDAFIRVLKRQNDK